From one Eulemur rufifrons isolate Redbay chromosome 23, OSU_ERuf_1, whole genome shotgun sequence genomic stretch:
- the CAPNS2 gene encoding calpain small subunit 2, producing MFLAKAILEGADRGLGEALGGFLGGGGQRRGGGGGGNIGGLVGGIVNFISEAAAAQYTPEPPPTQQHFTHVEASESEEVRRFRQQFAQLAGPDMEVGATDLMNILNKVLSKHKDLKTDGFSLDTCRSIVSVMDSDTTGKLGFEEFKYLWNNIKKWQCVYKQYDRDHSGTLGSSQLRGALQAAGFQLNDHLYQMIVRRYADEEGGMDFNSFISCLVRLDAMFRAFKSLDRDADGLIQVSIKEWLQLTMYS from the coding sequence ATGTTTCTTGCAAAGGCTATATTGGAGGGGGCAGATCGAGGTCTGGGAGAAGCTCTTGGAGGCTTTCTTGGAGGAGGCGgtcagagaagaggaggaggcggaggaggaaATATTGGAGGGCTGGTTGGAGGAATCGTGAATTTTATCAGTGAGGCCGCAGCAGCCCAATACACTCCAGAACCACCTCCCACCCAGCAGCATTTCACCCACGTGGAGGCCTCGGAAAGCGAGGAAGTTCGGCGGTTCCGGCAACAATTCGCACAGCTGGCTGGACCGGACATGGAGGTGGGTGCCACTGACCTGATGAATATTCTCAACAAAGTCCTTTCTAAGCACAAGGATCTGAAGACCGACGGCTTTAGCCTTGACACCTGCCGGAGCATTGTGTCTGTCATGGACAGCGACACAACGGGGAAGTTGGGCTTTGAGGAATTTAAGTATCTGTGGAACAACATCAAGAAATGGCAGTGTGTTTATAAGCAGTATGACAGGGACCATTCCGGGACTCTGGGAAGTTCGCAGCTGCGGGGAGCTCTGCAGGCTGCAGGCTTCCAGCTAAACGATCACCTTTACCAGATGATCGTGCGCCGCTATGCTGATGAGGAGGGAGGTATGGATTTTAACAGCTTCATCAGCTGCCTGGTCCGCCTGGACGCTATGTTTCGTGCCTTCAAGTCTCTGGATAGAGATGCAGACGGCCTGATTCAGGTGTCTATCAAAGAGTGGCTGCAGCTGACCATGTATTCCTGA